The Columba livia isolate bColLiv1 breed racing homer chromosome 18, bColLiv1.pat.W.v2, whole genome shotgun sequence genome includes a region encoding these proteins:
- the CBX2 gene encoding chromobox protein homolog 2: MVMNGTTTLRGNTLYSILINYFRTKPVPLPSAPAQQGPAGAAPPAPGCTPAAALSPGKDLGRPSRGQRSPCPCRQRVPPRCPGRPAPGEQSAGPGRPIVPAPAGQRPPPARAGRGGVAHRQCLPPPPRRHGPPSALHWLAGNLGSPPPPLASSPPPASRRGRARRIVPGGAQGWGGGGARGRRRGRARGLPLCVRVRGARAMEELSSVGEQVFAAECILSKRLRKGKLEYLVKWRGWSSKHNSWEPEENILDPRLLLAFQKKEHEKEAQNRKRGKRPRGRPRKHVEPEMPAKTKSSSSSSSTSSSSSSSDEEDESDLDAKRGPRGRETHPVPQKKAQILVAKPEMKDTSRKKRGRKPLPPEQKAARRTVNLTKVLKTSRKEAGGSAKLLGKLQPQHSAQGSGTAGLKDPPGALAGLSSGGSAAENLPSMMKSGSASPTRAISWQSSIVHYMNRMSQSQNSAETSPLGRLALKSQAASKSGLGLDLKMRNQKGSGEFGPSVQGPKTAKAPSSSAGGDQKSGFAAGGQTLHNGSKMPASSSGAGSQAASSQELNLQALNLQSVKNGLSTAGGSSLPRHLCSALSKGSGSGTAASGGAAGTKGGAVGAGLNAASAGVVLGGDGGKSEKQALRAGDRDLAKSGTAGTQEGHTAAEIRKPAALSEVSTGEESSSDSDQDSASFPGVGQNMSVSIQTSQDWKPTRSLIEHVFVTDVTANLITVTVKESPTSVGFFNLRQY; this comes from the exons ATGGTTATGAACGGAACTACCACCCTCCGAGGAAATACGCTTTATTCCATTTTAATCAACTATTTCAGGACCAAACCCGTCCCGCTTCCgtctgctccagcccagcagggaCCAGCGGGGGCTGCGCCCCCGGCCCCAGGCTGCACCCCCGCCGCTGCCCTGTCCCCCGGGAAGGACCTCGGGCGTCCGAGCAGGGGACAGCGAAGCCCGTGTCCGTGCAGGCAGCGAGTCCCCCCGCGCTGCCCGGGCCGCCCCGCGCCAGGGGAACAaagcgccgggccgggccgtcCCATTGTCCCCGCTCCGGCCGGGCAGCGGCCGCCCCCCGCGCGGGCAGGAAGGGGAGGGGTCGCGCACAGACAAtgcctccccccacccccccgccgGCACGGCCCGCCCTCCGCTCTCCATTGGCTAGCGGGGAATTTGGGGAGCCCCCCTCCTCCTCTCGCCagctcccccccccccgcctcccgccGGGGGCGCGCACGCCGCATTGTGCCGGGGGGCGCGCAGGgatgggggggcgggggcgcgcgcggccggcggcgggggcgcgCCCGGGGGCTCCCcttgtgtgtgcgtgtgcgcGGGGCCAGGGCCATGGAGGAGCTGAGCAGCGTGGGAGAGCAGGTCTTCGCCGCCgagtgcatcctcagcaagCGGCTCCGCAAG GGCAAGCTGGAGTACCTGGTCAAGTGGCGAGGCTGGTCCTCCAA GCATAACAGCTGGGAGCCCGAGGAGAACATCCTTGATCCAAGACTCCTCCTCGCTTTCCAAAAAAA GGAACatgaaaaagaagcacagaATCGGAAGAGGGGGAAGCGACCCAGGGGCAGGCCCAGGAAACATGTG GAACCAGAGATGCCCGCAAAAACTAAGTCAAGTagctcctcttcctccacatcctcctcttcctcctcctctgatgAAGAGGATGAGAGTGACCTGGACGCTAAGAGAGGTCCCCGCGGCAGAGAGACTCACCCGGTACCGCAGAAGAAAGCTCAGATCCTGGTGGCAAAGCCCGAAATGAAAGACACCTCCAGGAAGAAGCGTGGGCGGAAACCTCTTCCCCCGGAGCAGAAAGCGGCTCGAAGGACCGTGAACCTGACAAAGGTGCTGAAAACGTCTCGGAAGGAGGCGGGCGGCAGCGCcaagctgctggggaagctgcagccccagcacagcgcCCAGGGCTCGGGCACGGCCGGGCTGAAGGACCCGCCAGGGGCCTTGGCCGGGCTCAGCTCGGGGggttcagctgcagaaaaccTGCCCAGCATGATGAAGAGCGGCTCCGCGAGCCCAACCCGCGCCATCAGCTGGCAGAGCTCCATCGTGCACTACATGAACAGGATGTCCCAAAGCCAGAACTCGGCAGAGACCTCCCCCCTGGGCAGGCTGGCACTGAAGTCCCAGGCAGCCAGTAAGAGTGGCTTAGGGCTGGACTTAAAAATGAGGAACCAGAAAGGATCTGGGGAGTTTGGGCCAAGCGTGCAGGGACCCAAAACTGCCAAGGctcccagcagcagcgctgGAGGGGACCAGAAATCGGGGTTTGCTGCAGGAGGCCAAACGCTGCACAATGGCAGCAAGATGCCGGCGAGCTCGTCCGGGGCCGGCAGCCAGGCAGCCTCCAGCCAGGAGCTGAACCTCCAAGCTCTAAACCTGCAGAGCGTCAAAAATGGGCTGAGCACGGCTGGCGGGAGCAGCCTCCCCCGTCACCTTTGCAGCGCCCTGTCCAAAGGCTCCGGCAGCGGCACAGCAGCAAGCGGTGGTGCCGCCGGCACAAAGGGTGGCGCGGTGGGTGCCGGGCTGAATGCTGCCAGCGCCGGTGTGGTGCTGGGGGGGGATGGCGGCAAGAGCGAGAAGCAGGCGCTGCGGGCAGGCGACAGGGACTTGGCCAAGAGCGGCACGGCCGGCACTCAGGAGGGGCACACGGCTGCGGAGATCCGCAAGCCCGCCGCGCTTTCTGAAGTGAGCACAGGCGAAGAGAGCAGCTCGGATTCGGACCAGGATTCCGCATCCTTCCCTGGCGTGGGGCAGAACATGTCTGTCTCTATCCAGACCAGCCAGGACTGGAAACCCACCCGCAGCCTGATCGAGCACGTCTTTGTCACCGATGTCACTGCTAATCTGATCACCGTGACGGTCAAGGAGTCCCCCACCAGCGTCGGGTTTTTCAACCTACGGCAATACTGA